AAGCTAGTCCAATAGAGCCATTGCTTTAACTAGTTCAAAATATTGTCTTATCGGAACTAAATCCAGAGAGCCCAGGGCCAGAGTGAAGCTGGGAGCTCAATCTCCAGTGATACACACATGGCTGAGGCAGCGCTGGGCTCCTCCATGGTCTAGGGACCcccaagaaaggaaataaaaacaaaccaaaacataaaattaaaaatgtcggAAAAATTTAAATCCTATAGAACTTTTCACATGTCTCCAGATCAAATCATTTGCttctttttatattaatataatcatCCCCATTAATGGAGAAAAAGTTCACGAtctttttaatgatattaatatcAGTCtcagactccgagccaggctgttttcactctggacgccccagagaggggtgggtgagaaccctccctgccccaagggacccagccccggcagctgacctccactacccaaccaccactgggctccaggctgctttctggacataTTATAAGatactttctacccattttcaataattaccacaccatatttgatggagttcagacagtaggcaacaaatcatagagtaatttgttgcctatatatatatatacatatatatatatatatatatatatatatatatatatatatatatgtacacacacctctcggagagccgggcaagctaccgagagtatcctgtccatacagacagagcctggcaagctatccatggcatatttgatatgtcaaaagcagtaacaatagggcttattcccctgaccctgaaagcgcatccaatcattgggaaaaatgagtaagaagaggctgctaaaatcttagtgctgggaggaatagagacattactggtgcccgctcgaatatatcgacaaacaacgggatgacagtgatacagtgatatattagtCTCCAATTAACAATTTAATGCACAGTTATACAATAGAATTTTTTGTTATATTGGAAGAATGCTGTATAAGTGTTGTACAATAATTACTTGCCACACTTGGCTGTTGAGCAAATAAAACGTACCTGACATtgctcagtttattttatttaaatttattttaatatgacaGTGGGTAGCCATATGTAGTTAGTGGCTCTTAGACCAGGTAGTGAAGATCTAGTGTGCAGTATGATTCTAAAAAATGTTCATTGAATAAGTCAGTCAGTCATTAAAAACTCCACTGAGAAAGAGTAAACATTTActtggctttattttttattttctcttcttcgaCATAAGCACTCATATTAGCGTACtttgttaataaatatatatatatataaactaatataCTACTATCTTGCATAGTAACATGTCTCTACTTGCTATATTGATTCTTCCAGCTgtaggtgtatttttttttttttggtgaatcaccatgaagtacagttacagacttacaaactttcgtgcttatgtttcagtcatacgatgatcgagtacccatccctccaccagtgcccattccccaccatcaatgatctcagtatccctccccccacccccaccccattcctccccacccctgcctctgtggcaggcacattcccttttactctctctctccttttgggtgttgtggtttgcaatacaggtattaagtagccatcatgctcggtctatagtctactttcagcacacatctcccatcctgaatagTTCAAAGCATGCtttactcagtggtcccttctctatctgagctgcctccccacctcccccatgtgaggtcggcttccaaaCCGTGaagcaatccttctggcccttatctctaccctccttgggtgttagtcttccattatgttactttatattccacacatgagtgcagtccttctatgtctgtctctctcttttcaggAACAGAGAAAAGACAGGGACagatatttcacttagcatgatactctccatgttgatccacttataagtaaatttcatgacttcatcttttcgaacagatgcatagtatttcattgtgtagatgtaccaaagtttctttaaccaatcatctgttctcgagcactcaggttttttccagattctggctattgtaaacagtgctgcaatgaacatacaaatgcaaatgtcatttctactatacttttttgcatctctggaacATATTCTcctaagtggtattgctgggtcaaatgggagctcaatttttaattttttgagaaacatccatactgttttccaaaaggactgaaccaattggcattcctaccagcagtgaaggaagagtgcctttcttcccacatccatgcgaacaccagttgcttttgttcttttggatgtgtgccagtctctgtggtgtgagatgatacctcatagttttgatctgcatctccctgataattagttatgaagagcattttttatgtgtcttttggccatttggattccttctttgagaaagtttctgttcttttcattgctctattttctgatgggaatggatgttttctttttgtagggtTCAACCAgggccttgtatatccttgatatcaaccctttatcagatgagtattgggcaaatatcctttcccattctgtagactctctttgtattctggtcactgttacttttgaggtacagaagcttcttagtttaagatagtcccatttatttatctctgtttctacttgcttggtcaatggtgagtcatctttgaagataactttggcttcaatgtcgtggagggttttgccgaccttttcttcaatgtaccttatagattgtggtctgatgttgaggcctttaatccattttggctgtcactgtcatcctggtgctcatcgatttgcttgagcaggcaccagtaacgtctccattgtgataattgttgttactgtttttggcatctcgaatatgccacgggtagtttgccaggctctgccatgtgggcaggatactgtcagtagcttgccaggctctccgagagggacagaggaatcgaaccggggtcagctacgtgcaaggcaaacgccctagttgtttttttttaaaacagattttaatgaTTTACTATCTACACACTTTATTTGTACCTATTTATACCTGCTCTGCAATCATTTTTCCATTATTGTTGACCAATAAATCCCAAACAACTAAATCAGCATCTGGATACATAGAAGGGATGCAAAGTCTTGTTGAACGCACCAATAAACCATACATACTAGGTCATCTTGATGAAGCATGAAAATGTACCAAATTATTCTCCAATATTATGTAATCTTCATGAATCCTAATATAATCACTAATATGATAAGGAAATGCGCTCTTAACATTAAACATTCATTTCAATTTTGGACATCATTTTCCATTGGCATTCTTCCAGCAAAACCCTGTCCTTTCTGTTTTCCACTCTAAAAACGTTCCTCACCTTTGGGTGCCTCTTCAAATTCCTGTACTGAAAAATAGATTTTCTGCAGGGCAGAACTAAAAAAACTTTAGATGTCAGGTTCTAAGAAGGAGTGAAGGGGATTTTCCACTGGCATTCTGCAAGCAAAACCCTATCCATTCTGTTTTCGACTCTAAAAACGTTCCTCACCTTTGGGTGCCTCTTCAAATCCCTATACCGAAAAATAGATTTTCTGCTGGGCACTACCCAAAGAACTTTAGACGTCgagttctaagaaagaacaaagaggCTGAGCCGCTAAATTGGTTCAGTTTTACCAACTAGACCTAAGATTAAAAACACCACCCAAGGATTAGACTATTAGATGCAGGGGTTAATGGGCCTCTTCGACTACCTATCAAGCTTTACAGCCCAAGGATTAGACACCTAGATGCAAGGGTTAATGGGCCACGCTTGGACTACCTACCAGGCTTCACAGCTCAAGGATTAGAACACTAGATGCAAGGGTTAATGGGCCCTGCTTGGACTACCTACCAAGCCTGGAGAAACTCAACTTCAAATCCCAAATCCCAGGCGTTGGTGCGCTCCTACAAACCCAGATCAGGCCCCGCCTCCTTCCCCGAAGCCCCGCCCCATCTTTTGAGTAGCCGCCCTGGCTCCGCCCCATCCTTTGTCCTTTGAGGGGTTTGAAGAGCCCCCCATCCTGTGAAGTCCCGCCCCTCCTTTTGAAGCCCCGCCCCATcacccgaggccccgccccgtcctTCCAACAGCCTCCGTGGCACCGCCCCGTCCTGTGAAACCACGCCCCTCTATTTAAGGCCCCGCCCCATCCTTcgaggccccgccctgccgcctTGGCCGTTGTTGTAGCAACCCAGAAATGGCCGCCGCCGACCCAACGATAACCGGTGTGACCCCGCTGGAGGCAGCGGTGGTGGCGGCGCCAGGGGAGCCGGGGGAGCCGGAGGAGCCGGGGGAACCGGGGGAGCCGGGGAAGCCGGGGgagccgggggcggcgggggcggtgGGGACGGCGGCGGCAGCTCTACCCCTTTGGCGGTCGGTGTCGCCAGAGCCGTCAGCTCGGGTCTACGTGAGGCCTAAATGTGTCGTTTACCCGCACGCCCCCAAGAACTCGCGCCTGTCGTGGTGCGTTCTGCGTTGGCTGCAGAGCCTGAACCTCAGCTTCTTCCCCAAGAACGTCAACAGGTGCTGCAGCCCGGAAGGCCCCGGCTCTTAGGCAGCAGGACCGCACACACTCTCGGCGTGGGCTGGGGTCGGAGCGAGTGCAGGGGTTCTGGACCACTCGAGCTCGGCGCTACAGGGtccctggcattgctgggtgcagccctgcaaGAGCTTGAACCCCCCTGGGCTGACCAGGGGAACCCCCAGTACCTGGGACCCTCGCCTTGAACCACTCTGGCGGTTCCCTTAaaaagtgtgtgcgtgtgtgggggtgGAAGACTACagaatttcattgatttatttctcCAATGCTTTGGTGActccaaaaacattaaaacagtCAAGGATCACTCTTCAGGGAGCTTGGACATGAGTAGTCATTAAGGACACCTTTGTCCTGGTTTGACATGGCATGCAGCTCACAAGGGTGAGCAGTTGCTGCACGGAGATGCACTTAATCTTTGCTCTGGGAATGCAAACTCAGGTGCAAAAGCAATACGGTAACGAGCTGTTTGCAGGCAAAGCCTCTGCTTTACTAATATTCTTAGACAAAGACGGGCCTGCAGCTGGCCATGTGTCTAAGAGCCTCTGTGGAGAGCTTGTTCCAATGCGGATTCAAGATAAAGAATTTAGATTTAGAGAAAGAACACCAAAGTCTGTGGAGGTGGATCTAATCTTACCCAAGAGCTCTTTCATTGCGCATTCTCCTTAGAGCAATGACCCAGTCAAGAAGAAACTTTGTAAGTTTCTTGCAATCAGTATTAGAATATTAGAATGGTCCGAATAAACTCGGAAAAGATGCAGACTGTGTAATTaactaaattttgtttcattttctcatcGCTATGGATCAGGGATTTTTCAAATGGCTACCTGATTGCAGAAATACTCAGCATATATTTCCCCCGGGATCTTCACTTGTCAACCTTTGTAAATGGAACTTCTTTGAAAGTGAAGTTAAGCAACTGGGGACAGTTGGAGAAGGTAAATTAACAATCTGGCATTTAAGTATTGCAAAAGGTGCACTCATTATATCTTGGATAGCTATATATAATATCTGTATGATTGTGCTTGAGAACTATGTAGGCAGCCCATTTCATTGTACAGAAAAGCTGATGATTaaaatttgttatgaataaaaattGAGTATATGCATTATGAAATTGCTGGGATGTAACAGATGTTGCTCATTGCTGAAGaatactttttaataattaaCAGTTTAAACACTAGAATATTAGCTGAGAGGCAGAGAGCAGatagggtgcctgctttgcatgcaagctgacccaggttcgatccctgtacCACATATAATCTGCAGAGTACTagcagcagtaatccctgagcacagagccaggagtaagtcctgagcacagctgggtgtagcccccaaacctaaaacaaacaaaaaaaattagttgcAGAAAATATAAGGAAGATGAAAGTGAATTAATAATACAGATTTCTCTTAggatataatgaaaatattttctctctactaATCAAGTTCATGGCCAAAAAATGCCTAAAATTGCCTGAAGAACTAATTCATGGAACAATTCATTGTAAATCTGGAGTGCCCGAAATACTGATTGAGGAATTGTATACCATGTTGACTCATCGAGAGTGAGTTATTTGACATTTTCTAGAAATCCCATTGACACTTTGGGGGATGAAattaatttctctaaaataagtCTGTCAAcggtattttgtttttcatttccagGAGTATGAGCGTGGAGAGTGACCTTGTGAATTTCACAGACTTTACTTACCAGATGAGTCTGCCTCCTGTTTCCAGGTCCACTGCTTCAAAGTCTATTAAAGATAATATCAAGTTGACAGAATTGATAAGTAATCCCAACATCCTCAGTCATAAACGGAGAGCAGAGTTCCTCCTCCTTTTACATATGttgcaaagaaaaataagcagagaCATGTACCCAGGTAAGTTTTCCTTAGAAATAGCCaactgaggggggctggagcgatagatagcacagcgggtagggcatttgccttgcacgtggccgacgcggattcgattcccagaatcccctatGGCCtccgagcactgcgaggagttattcctgagtgcagagccaggagtaacccctgtgcatcactgggtgttaccccctcccccccaaaaaaagaagaaatagccaACTGAGTTCTTGCAGACATCATGAGGTTATTCCAGGACCTAGATGAAAGAAAAGCCTGTCAAGGGGccctattttgttttctgtgtctttgttttataaaggaaaaacaaaaaaccttgaataatttattttcacaggagtggtttgtcttttaatttctttagtttttgctttgttttggggtcgcacttggctgtgctcagggcttacctctgactctgtattcagcaatcactcctggcaggctcaggtatCGTATCAggtatcggggatcaaacctgggtccattgcatgcaaggtaagtgccctatttgctttatttttttctttttttcttaaaaaaatgaacagttctttctttttttaaaaaaagtttagtcacaaagttattcatgattgggtttcaggcatacagtgttttaacaccaatccctttgATAAAAGCATAGGGgaatatattatattatcattCTTTCATGTAACTTTGTAGTCAATAgggcctcaaaacaacaaaaaatgtggtCAATATGTTCATCAATTCAATGAAGTAAAATGGAGGTGAGGGTTGAAAAGATCATCGGGATCTAATTATTTCAACAACACTTTTAGAAACACTTTAATTGATTAAGTAAATTCCATGGTTATGGTTAATGTTATCCTTTCCAGAATAGCTTGTTGGATTTAGGTGGCAAGTCAGACTGAGACAACACATGACAGTTTCCCAGTGGTGTTGCCAAAATCAGTCTCAAGGCCTGCAGCACACATGTGCAGATGGAAGACATAGAAGggacttcccccgcccccccgccttaaagttttatttttttgctt
The nucleotide sequence above comes from Sorex araneus isolate mSorAra2 chromosome 1, mSorAra2.pri, whole genome shotgun sequence. Encoded proteins:
- the SPATA4 gene encoding spermatogenesis-associated protein 4 — translated: MAAADPTITGVTPLEAAVVAAPGEPGEPEEPGEPGEPGKPGEPGAAGAVGTAAAALPLWRSVSPEPSARVYVRPKCVVYPHAPKNSRLSWCVLRWLQSLNLSFFPKNVNRDFSNGYLIAEILSIYFPRDLHLSTFVNGTSLKVKLSNWGQLEKFMAKKCLKLPEELIHGTIHCKSGVPEILIEELYTMLTHRESMSVESDLVNFTDFTYQMSLPPVSRSTASKSIKDNIKLTELISNPNILSHKRRAEFLLLLHMLQRKISRDMYPERFEVKPTVGKLAFDHLSTKGSRCKLKPVTAKKNSASVFCITVCGTDSERLSHISFHQLSTLSSCRE